A part of Paenibacillus sp. 481 genomic DNA contains:
- a CDS encoding DUF456 domain-containing protein: MEILGWISVIALFVVGMAGAIYPILPGALAIYAAFFAYGFFFSFEPFGWFFWTIQTLIVAVLFLADYAVSAWGVKRFGGSKASIIGSTIGVIVGPFVIPAFGIILGPLLGAIIGELIIGSEMNRALKSSVGAVVGLFTSIVVKFILQFAMIILFILWVFVF, from the coding sequence ATGGAAATCCTCGGTTGGATTAGCGTTATCGCACTGTTTGTCGTAGGTATGGCAGGGGCTATTTACCCGATTTTACCTGGGGCATTAGCGATATACGCAGCCTTTTTTGCGTATGGATTTTTCTTCTCCTTTGAGCCATTCGGCTGGTTTTTCTGGACGATACAGACACTAATTGTCGCTGTGCTGTTCTTGGCCGATTATGCCGTTAGCGCTTGGGGTGTGAAACGGTTTGGCGGTTCAAAGGCATCTATAATAGGTAGTACGATCGGAGTTATCGTTGGACCGTTCGTCATTCCTGCCTTTGGTATCATTTTAGGGCCTTTGTTAGGTGCAATTATTGGAGAACTCATTATAGGCTCGGAAATGAATAGAGCACTTAAATCATCAGTTGGTGCTGTGGTGGGCTTGTTTACGAGTATCGTCGTTAAATTTATTTTACAGTTCGCCATGATTATTCTATTTATTTTGTGGGTGTTTGTATTTTAA
- a CDS encoding metal ABC transporter permease, translating to MLDWLMSVLLDPNTQWILIGCTLLGLMSGIVGSFAYLRKQSLVGDTLAHAALPGICIAFMLTGVKSLPLFFLGAFLSGMLATASMSVITRYTRIKADAAMGIILSVFFGVGIVLLTQIQHSSNGNQSGLDKFLFGQAASMMKSDVYMMIGVSLLIVLASMLLFKEFKLLSFDPGFARGLGFPVAVLEQLLMLFTVIAVVVGIQAVGIVLMAALLITPAVSARYWTDKLGVMVTLSGIFGAISGIIGTLVSATVSNLPTGPVSVLAATFVFVVSVLLAPRRGLLARWLHRINNDRAIILENERVRNAEQQTHVQKGASL from the coding sequence ATGTTGGACTGGCTGATGAGTGTATTATTGGATCCGAACACGCAGTGGATCTTGATTGGTTGTACGCTGCTCGGGCTAATGAGTGGTATTGTGGGTAGTTTCGCCTATTTGCGTAAGCAAAGTCTCGTGGGCGATACGCTGGCGCACGCAGCTCTACCGGGCATTTGTATCGCGTTTATGCTTACAGGCGTGAAGTCGTTACCGCTCTTTTTTCTCGGAGCATTCCTTTCGGGGATGTTGGCAACAGCAAGTATGAGCGTGATCACGCGTTATACGCGGATTAAAGCAGATGCAGCGATGGGCATTATATTATCGGTCTTTTTTGGAGTTGGAATCGTATTATTAACGCAAATTCAACATTCGAGCAACGGAAACCAAAGTGGCTTGGATAAATTTTTGTTCGGGCAAGCAGCCTCGATGATGAAGAGCGATGTTTACATGATGATAGGTGTATCGCTGCTTATCGTGCTTGCTTCGATGCTCTTGTTCAAAGAGTTTAAGTTGCTTAGCTTTGATCCTGGCTTTGCGAGAGGGCTTGGCTTCCCAGTAGCTGTACTGGAACAATTGCTTATGTTGTTCACCGTTATTGCAGTCGTTGTCGGTATTCAGGCTGTCGGTATCGTACTGATGGCAGCGCTGCTCATCACACCTGCGGTGTCCGCACGTTATTGGACGGATAAGCTTGGTGTCATGGTAACGTTGAGCGGAATTTTTGGAGCGATCAGTGGGATTATCGGCACGCTCGTCAGTGCTACGGTAAGCAACTTGCCGACGGGTCCGGTTAGCGTGTTAGCGGCAACGTTTGTGTTTGTTGTATCAGTGCTGCTTGCACCGCGCCGCGGTCTACTGGCGCGTTGGCTGCACCGGATCAACAATGATCGGGCAATTATATTGGAGAACGAGCGTGTTCGTAACGCGGAGCAGCAGACGCATGTGCAGAAGGGGGCTTCGCTATGA
- a CDS encoding metal ABC transporter solute-binding protein, Zn/Mn family, translating into MKGKPVKWNSALKRFMMTILFLSMVFALAACADSKAEGDSGADGKLKVTATIGMIADVAQNIGGEHVVVESLMGPGVDPHYYKASQGDIKKLDQADIVFYNGLLLEGKMVDVFEKLSRNKTTVAVAKDVPVAKLLADPAAGVDSHDPHIWFNVQHWMKATEVIRDTLIEKDAKNADDYKRKADAYLKELQELDTYAREQIALIPDKSRVLVTAHDAFGYFGDAYGIKVVGLQGMSTASEYGSKDVSELRNFLVDNQIKAVFVESSVSTKGIEAVIEGAKQKGHAVKIGGEIFSDAMGPAGTKEGTYIGMVRHNVDTIVNALK; encoded by the coding sequence ATGAAGGGGAAACCGGTAAAGTGGAATTCGGCACTAAAGCGATTTATGATGACGATTTTATTTTTGAGTATGGTATTTGCATTAGCTGCCTGCGCGGACAGTAAGGCCGAAGGGGATAGCGGCGCTGATGGTAAGCTGAAAGTTACGGCTACGATCGGGATGATTGCTGACGTTGCCCAGAACATCGGCGGCGAGCATGTGGTCGTGGAGAGTTTGATGGGGCCGGGTGTAGACCCGCACTATTACAAAGCATCGCAGGGTGACATCAAGAAGCTGGATCAAGCAGATATTGTCTTTTATAACGGATTGCTGCTAGAAGGAAAAATGGTAGACGTATTTGAGAAGCTAAGTAGAAATAAGACGACAGTCGCGGTAGCTAAAGATGTACCTGTAGCGAAGTTGCTGGCTGATCCGGCAGCTGGCGTAGATTCCCATGATCCTCACATTTGGTTTAATGTGCAGCATTGGATGAAAGCGACGGAAGTGATTCGCGATACGCTCATCGAGAAGGATGCCAAAAATGCGGACGACTATAAGCGTAAAGCGGATGCGTATTTAAAGGAGTTACAAGAGCTTGATACGTACGCTCGCGAACAAATCGCGCTTATTCCAGACAAGAGTCGTGTACTTGTAACGGCTCATGATGCATTCGGTTATTTTGGGGATGCGTACGGCATTAAAGTAGTCGGGCTGCAAGGGATGAGTACAGCATCCGAGTATGGCAGCAAAGACGTATCGGAGCTGCGTAACTTTTTGGTAGACAACCAGATCAAAGCGGTATTTGTGGAAAGTAGCGTCTCGACGAAAGGAATTGAAGCAGTAATTGAAGGAGCTAAGCAAAAAGGACATGCCGTAAAAATCGGCGGTGAAATTTTTTCCGATGCGATGGGCCCAGCAGGAACGAAAGAGGGCACATATATCGGAATGGTTCGTCATAATGTGGATACGATAGTTAACGCTTTGAAATAA
- a CDS encoding peptidoglycan D,D-transpeptidase FtsI family protein: MSHPHDNDPQKREVINRRNFSFRLNLFFFITFLVFTVLIVRLAILQFVEGPKLKEQEANLAYQTTAIPPHRGSIIDASGKPIAYSTSTQSLYFNIEKKYHKNEKNTAEARELAKQLAELFKKFGDPAQKPLTAEEIFKKMDLNGAHSYTYVPRLLKTGLTKKEIAYFLEHKPEYPGVEIVEDSVRNYDENSIAVQLVGYTKKFRGVRTTDKYYESLYKNRAELPEELRYLEHETVGYDGIERMYQEELRGKNGVKKFPVNVAGSIIGEMEMTKPERGHNVHMTMHRDIQLRAEEAMTTHLKKIRNSSNRSERAPYARTGYAVAMEVKTGNVVAMVSSPDYDPKVWRNGQISSDDYEDIKFYMNNGAIRDVPSPYEDSKDRNRHPGSLVPLGSTVKPLSVLIGLQENLFGLNEYYYDRGYASIGRTGYERQIKNSGGKVHGSIEAAEALRVSSNAFMIDMIGQRLLGRQAKDGLEIWDQYMEAFGLGVSTGSGLPGEQKGIKDYMAEAEKNSKQSALAFASFGQGAKYTTLQLAQFTTTLATHGKRLKPQFVSKIVDANGKAVKEFTPEVLDEIKIEERYWNKVEQGMKSVSHGFDGFKYDYLRKTGTSETPVPGGGKVDNAVFIAYAPAKDPVLAVAIVIPEGGFGSFGAAPIARQIFDAYDDVYGLDGVPKKPKTDQSGTTGTTGTGTGASGNGTGTNGNASGNSTGNGTGSTTGGAAGSGANTRGGTGESTGNTTRRGD; encoded by the coding sequence TTGAGTCATCCACATGATAACGATCCGCAGAAACGTGAAGTCATCAATCGCCGAAACTTTTCGTTTCGGTTGAACTTATTTTTTTTCATAACTTTTCTTGTATTTACGGTACTCATTGTTCGTTTAGCTATTTTACAGTTCGTAGAAGGCCCTAAGTTGAAAGAGCAAGAGGCTAATTTGGCCTATCAGACTACAGCGATTCCACCGCATCGCGGTTCTATTATTGATGCTTCTGGCAAGCCGATCGCCTATTCGACTTCGACGCAATCTCTCTATTTCAACATCGAGAAGAAGTATCATAAAAATGAGAAAAATACAGCTGAGGCGAGAGAGCTCGCGAAGCAATTAGCTGAATTATTTAAAAAGTTTGGCGACCCAGCGCAAAAGCCGCTGACTGCCGAGGAAATTTTCAAGAAAATGGACTTGAACGGTGCGCACAGTTATACGTATGTGCCTCGATTACTCAAAACAGGCCTGACCAAGAAAGAAATTGCTTATTTCTTGGAGCATAAGCCGGAGTATCCAGGTGTCGAAATTGTAGAGGACAGTGTGCGTAACTACGATGAGAATTCGATCGCGGTCCAGCTCGTCGGCTATACGAAAAAATTTAGAGGCGTACGTACGACTGATAAATATTATGAAAGCCTTTATAAGAATCGGGCCGAGTTGCCTGAAGAGTTAAGGTATTTGGAGCATGAAACTGTCGGCTACGACGGAATCGAGCGTATGTACCAAGAGGAACTACGTGGTAAGAATGGCGTGAAAAAGTTCCCTGTCAACGTAGCGGGCAGCATTATCGGTGAAATGGAAATGACGAAGCCTGAACGAGGCCACAATGTGCATATGACGATGCATCGTGATATTCAGCTGCGTGCAGAAGAGGCGATGACGACGCATTTAAAGAAAATTCGTAACTCTTCGAATCGCTCTGAACGTGCGCCTTATGCGCGTACAGGATACGCGGTGGCGATGGAAGTCAAGACGGGCAATGTTGTTGCCATGGTAAGTAGTCCTGACTATGATCCGAAAGTATGGCGTAATGGTCAGATTAGTAGCGACGATTATGAAGATATTAAGTTCTATATGAACAATGGTGCCATTCGAGATGTGCCATCGCCTTATGAGGACAGCAAGGATCGCAACAGACATCCGGGCTCGTTAGTTCCGCTCGGTTCCACGGTCAAGCCATTATCGGTACTGATTGGCTTGCAAGAGAACTTGTTTGGCTTGAATGAATATTATTATGACCGTGGTTATGCGTCGATTGGTCGTACAGGTTACGAGAGACAAATTAAGAACTCCGGCGGAAAAGTGCATGGCTCGATTGAAGCAGCCGAAGCACTAAGAGTGTCCTCTAATGCCTTTATGATCGATATGATTGGTCAACGGCTATTAGGACGTCAAGCGAAAGATGGTCTGGAAATATGGGATCAATATATGGAAGCGTTTGGCTTAGGTGTGAGTACTGGCAGTGGATTGCCTGGCGAGCAAAAGGGTATCAAGGACTATATGGCTGAGGCGGAGAAAAATTCGAAGCAATCTGCACTTGCCTTTGCTTCGTTTGGTCAAGGTGCTAAGTATACAACGCTCCAGCTTGCGCAATTCACGACGACGTTAGCTACTCATGGCAAGCGATTGAAGCCGCAATTTGTAAGCAAAATTGTCGATGCGAATGGTAAAGCGGTTAAAGAGTTCACGCCGGAAGTGCTGGATGAAATCAAGATTGAGGAGCGCTATTGGAATAAGGTCGAGCAAGGGATGAAGAGTGTATCCCACGGCTTTGACGGCTTCAAGTATGATTATCTTCGTAAGACAGGTACGTCGGAGACTCCGGTTCCAGGAGGCGGCAAAGTGGACAACGCTGTATTTATCGCGTATGCGCCAGCGAAAGATCCGGTGCTGGCCGTGGCTATTGTTATTCCAGAGGGCGGCTTCGGTTCCTTCGGTGCTGCGCCGATCGCGCGTCAAATTTTTGACGCTTATGATGATGTGTACGGCTTGGACGGTGTGCCGAAGAAGCCAAAGACGGATCAGTCGGGTACTACAGGTACGACTGGCACTGGTACAGGAGCAAGCGGCAATGGCACGGGCACGAATGGTAATGCATCTGGGAACTCTACGGGGAACGGAACTGGAAGTACAACTGGTGGTGCAGCAGGATCAGGTGCCAATACGCGAGGCGGCACAGGCGAAAGCACAGGAAACACCACACGTCGCGGTGACTAA
- a CDS encoding transglutaminase-like domain-containing protein yields the protein MTAWIERVDNINVVTIGLAAIVLVSVLRGGKRGAASSMRHLFFFVIESVVTLLSLFISFKVAAWLSPIVQRWLVQRQIELPGSQLSWLEQTYYTIVLSLRDLALWRVALLFVLVYVLVRLLFIWLMDFVLHRVPLFMQTNPHSVSGTRVKGVAGAGTGSGTGAGTGSAAYRQREGRFFTRAISRFIGAILGGMLGMVRALIVITVLLAYVTLQPHSAASEMIQASKPYRAGAEQVVEPLIGSYLTQRLPMFTHEAERELSALMQRKYEVIDNQIPSHIEGAAVQITKNARTDEQRAKLLYDWVGSRVSYDWDKVRQYESKRIWKEQTPQDTFATREGVCIDYARLYAVMARAVGLDVRVITGLGYDGKGGYGPHAWNEVWLGELGKWVPLDATWASTGNWFNPPRFADTHIPNKLLPEANLD from the coding sequence ATGACAGCATGGATAGAACGTGTGGATAACATAAATGTGGTGACGATAGGTTTAGCTGCCATCGTCCTTGTATCCGTGCTGCGAGGAGGGAAGAGGGGCGCTGCGAGCTCGATGCGGCACCTCTTCTTTTTTGTTATCGAGTCTGTTGTAACGTTATTGTCATTGTTTATTTCGTTTAAGGTGGCTGCGTGGTTGTCCCCAATCGTCCAGCGTTGGCTTGTACAACGGCAAATCGAGCTGCCTGGTAGCCAATTATCTTGGCTTGAGCAGACCTACTACACGATCGTACTGAGCTTACGTGATTTAGCGTTGTGGCGTGTCGCCCTGCTGTTTGTGCTTGTATATGTTCTTGTACGTTTGCTGTTCATCTGGCTGATGGACTTTGTTCTTCATCGGGTGCCGCTGTTTATGCAGACGAACCCGCATTCAGTTAGCGGGACTCGTGTAAAGGGTGTGGCTGGTGCAGGGACAGGAAGCGGAACGGGAGCAGGGACAGGGTCAGCGGCATACCGTCAGCGTGAAGGCCGTTTCTTTACACGTGCGATCAGCCGATTCATCGGGGCTATACTGGGCGGGATGCTCGGAATGGTTCGTGCGCTTATTGTCATCACGGTGCTGCTGGCATACGTGACGCTTCAGCCTCATTCAGCAGCAAGCGAGATGATTCAAGCCTCTAAGCCTTACCGTGCTGGTGCAGAGCAAGTGGTTGAACCGCTGATCGGATCGTATTTAACACAGCGGTTGCCGATGTTCACTCATGAGGCAGAGCGTGAGCTTAGTGCGCTGATGCAGCGCAAATATGAAGTGATCGATAATCAGATTCCGTCGCATATTGAAGGTGCAGCCGTACAAATCACGAAAAATGCGCGTACGGATGAGCAGCGAGCGAAGCTGCTCTATGATTGGGTCGGCTCACGCGTAAGCTATGACTGGGACAAGGTGCGCCAATATGAGTCGAAGCGTATATGGAAGGAGCAAACGCCGCAGGACACATTTGCTACGCGCGAAGGCGTCTGCATTGATTATGCGCGACTCTACGCTGTCATGGCGCGTGCCGTCGGTCTAGACGTGCGTGTGATCACGGGATTGGGATATGACGGCAAAGGTGGGTACGGCCCGCATGCGTGGAACGAAGTATGGCTAGGTGAACTAGGCAAATGGGTGCCGCTTGATGCAACTTGGGCGAGTACGGGCAACTGGTTTAACCCGCCGCGTTTTGCGGATACGCACATCCCGAACAAGCTGCTGCCGGAGGCGAATCTAGACTGA
- a CDS encoding metal ABC transporter ATP-binding protein, producing MTQYNHSQQSQSPLRVQGLTVAYQKKPVLRNVSFEIPEGKLIGIIGPNGAGKSTLIKSVLGLIPKVSGDVEIYGKPYADTRKRVGYVPQRESVDWDFPTNALDVVMMGRYGHLGWFKRPGAKEKEIAMDCLSKVGMADFAQRQISQLSGGQQQRVFLARALAQNADLYFMDEPFVGVDAMTEKAIINLLNELKQQGKTVLVVHHDLATVKEYFDWVMLLNVDMIDYGPTEDVFTTETLQQTYGGRLTVIGPQDGAVIVGSR from the coding sequence ATGACACAATATAATCATTCACAACAATCACAGTCTCCATTGCGTGTGCAAGGGTTGACCGTTGCTTATCAGAAAAAACCCGTATTGCGCAACGTTTCGTTTGAAATTCCCGAAGGAAAATTGATCGGTATTATCGGCCCCAATGGAGCGGGTAAATCGACCTTAATTAAATCGGTGTTAGGTCTGATCCCGAAAGTTAGCGGCGATGTCGAGATTTATGGCAAGCCTTATGCGGATACGCGCAAGCGAGTCGGCTATGTGCCGCAGCGTGAATCGGTCGATTGGGATTTCCCGACCAACGCGTTGGATGTCGTGATGATGGGACGTTACGGGCATCTCGGCTGGTTTAAGCGCCCTGGAGCAAAGGAGAAAGAGATTGCGATGGATTGCCTGTCCAAAGTTGGCATGGCTGACTTTGCACAGCGTCAAATTAGCCAATTGTCCGGTGGGCAGCAGCAGCGTGTCTTTCTTGCACGCGCGCTGGCGCAAAATGCGGATTTGTACTTTATGGATGAGCCCTTTGTCGGTGTTGATGCGATGACCGAGAAGGCGATTATCAACTTGTTGAATGAATTGAAGCAGCAAGGGAAGACGGTGCTCGTCGTCCATCACGATTTGGCAACCGTTAAGGAATATTTCGATTGGGTCATGCTCTTAAATGTCGATATGATCGACTACGGACCGACCGAGGACGTATTTACTACAGAGACGTTGCAGCAAACGTACGGGGGCCGCTTAACGGTAATCGGTCCACAGGATGGCGCTGTCATTGTAGGATCGAGGTGA
- a CDS encoding metal ABC transporter permease: MTDFWIILTGALVAITCGILGCFLVLRKMSMIGDAISHSVLPGIVIAFMMSGTRDSFAMLLGASVLGLVTVFLIQMFQNSGVQADASIGVVFTALFAVGVVLVSLNARQVDLDLDCVLFGEIAYVHWNTISVFGIDTVPKAVWILGVTLLAILLLVGLFYKQFKICAFDPAMALACGIPVALFHYMLMGLVSMTTVASFESVGAILVVGMLIVPAATAYLLTERLSVMIAYSVAIGVVCAVVGYYAAAWLDASIAGMMVSVAGVLFVIALIFSPSHGLLMRALKRRRLVDQTV; encoded by the coding sequence ATGACAGACTTTTGGATTATACTTACTGGCGCGCTCGTGGCGATTACATGCGGTATTTTAGGCTGCTTCCTCGTGCTGCGCAAAATGTCTATGATCGGTGATGCGATTAGCCACTCGGTATTGCCAGGCATCGTGATTGCCTTTATGATGAGCGGAACACGTGACTCATTTGCGATGCTGCTAGGTGCTTCTGTACTCGGCTTAGTCACGGTGTTTCTGATCCAAATGTTTCAGAACAGCGGTGTGCAGGCAGATGCCTCGATCGGGGTCGTATTTACCGCCCTATTCGCAGTTGGCGTTGTGCTCGTCAGCTTGAATGCACGTCAAGTGGATTTGGACTTGGATTGTGTGTTGTTCGGAGAGATCGCTTATGTACATTGGAATACGATCAGTGTATTTGGCATCGATACAGTTCCAAAAGCGGTCTGGATACTAGGTGTAACCTTACTTGCTATCCTCCTGCTAGTAGGTCTATTTTATAAGCAATTTAAAATATGTGCGTTCGATCCTGCCATGGCGCTTGCATGTGGCATTCCGGTAGCGTTGTTCCATTACATGCTAATGGGTCTCGTCTCAATGACGACGGTTGCTTCCTTTGAAAGCGTAGGTGCAATTCTTGTAGTCGGTATGCTTATTGTGCCAGCAGCTACAGCCTATCTGCTGACAGAGCGCTTGTCTGTCATGATCGCGTACAGTGTCGCTATTGGCGTTGTGTGTGCGGTTGTCGGCTATTATGCAGCTGCATGGTTGGACGCTTCCATTGCAGGCATGATGGTCTCGGTGGCAGGCGTGTTGTTCGTGATTGCCCTTATTTTCTCGCCGTCACACGGCTTGTTAATGCGGGCGTTGAAACGTCGTCGGCTTGTGGATCAGACGGTATAA
- a CDS encoding Cof-type HAD-IIB family hydrolase, producing MSKYKLLALDMDGTVLDDDHNISSETVAAIQDARAAGVTVMFSTGRALQNAMSYIEQLQLDAPVVTVNGSEVWRNPHELHVRHLLERDAMKKMVQLSETYDSWFWAYSTERLYNRENWNADIDSEQWLKFGYFTEDEQKLQHILTELRAMGGLELTNSSLQNIEINPRGISKASGIRSVCELLGLDMSQVVAVGDSLNDLAVIQQAGLGVAMGNAQDEVKEAADVVVSTNNEHGVAQVIRQHILT from the coding sequence ATGAGTAAATATAAATTACTGGCTCTAGATATGGATGGAACCGTTCTCGATGACGACCACAATATTAGCAGCGAAACAGTAGCAGCGATTCAAGATGCACGAGCTGCGGGTGTGACGGTTATGTTCTCTACGGGACGAGCTCTTCAAAATGCGATGTCTTACATTGAGCAGCTCCAGTTGGATGCCCCTGTCGTTACGGTCAACGGTAGTGAGGTATGGAGAAATCCGCACGAACTGCATGTGCGTCACTTGCTAGAACGCGATGCGATGAAAAAGATGGTTCAACTATCTGAGACGTATGATTCTTGGTTCTGGGCGTATTCTACCGAGCGGTTGTATAATCGTGAAAATTGGAATGCGGACATTGATAGCGAACAATGGCTGAAGTTCGGTTATTTTACCGAAGATGAGCAAAAGCTTCAACATATTTTAACGGAACTACGTGCAATGGGTGGTTTGGAACTAACTAATTCTTCTTTGCAAAATATTGAGATTAACCCGCGTGGCATTAGCAAGGCTTCCGGCATTCGGTCGGTGTGTGAATTGCTAGGTCTTGATATGTCTCAAGTCGTTGCGGTTGGTGACAGTTTGAATGATCTGGCTGTTATTCAGCAAGCAGGACTCGGTGTAGCGATGGGAAATGCTCAAGATGAAGTAAAGGAAGCGGCTGATGTCGTCGTAAGTACAAACAATGAGCACGGCGTTGCCCAAGTCATTCGCCAACACATTTTAACATAA